The proteins below are encoded in one region of Catenulispora sp. GP43:
- a CDS encoding MFS transporter: protein MPESANRRYLILAICCLSLFIVGVDNTAVNVALPSIQRDLRAPVSGLQWTIDAYTLTLASLLILAGSLGDRFGRRRVFMTGTSLFVVGSVLCALAPNLGALVGSRALQGVGGAMMNPVAMSIITNVFTDNKDRAKAIGVWSAAFGVSMAAGPVVGGLLLSAASWRSIFWLNVPIGVAAVLLTGIFVPESKAPRARRFDPVGQVLGIAFLAGVTYAIIEAPRVGWVSGQTVAVFVAAVAAAAGFVAYELRREQPLIDPRFFRSLPFSGATLMAISGFLALSGFLFMNTLYLQDALGYSALKAGLLTLPIAAASVIVGPRSGRWVADHGPRVPLIAAGVLLALSALLLTGLSATTPVALLLIAYAILGVGFGTLNPPITNTAVSGMPRAQAGVAAAVASTSRQVGQTLGVAIIGSVVVARATGPARTGLPAASHAGWWILFGCGLAVFVLGMLTTGKHAAATAARTSAQLTEQAEPTTDTGIPALR, encoded by the coding sequence GTGCCCGAGAGCGCGAACCGTCGTTATCTCATCCTGGCCATCTGCTGTCTGAGCCTGTTCATCGTCGGTGTGGACAACACCGCCGTGAACGTGGCCCTGCCCTCCATCCAGCGCGACCTGCGCGCCCCGGTCTCCGGGCTGCAGTGGACCATCGACGCCTACACCCTCACCCTGGCCTCGCTGCTGATCCTGGCCGGCTCGCTCGGCGACCGGTTCGGCCGGCGCCGCGTGTTCATGACCGGCACCTCGTTGTTCGTCGTCGGTTCGGTGCTGTGCGCGCTGGCGCCCAACCTCGGCGCGCTGGTCGGCTCGCGCGCCCTGCAGGGCGTCGGCGGCGCCATGATGAACCCGGTCGCGATGTCGATCATCACCAACGTGTTCACCGACAACAAGGACCGCGCCAAGGCGATAGGCGTGTGGTCGGCGGCATTCGGGGTGAGCATGGCGGCCGGCCCGGTGGTCGGCGGCCTGCTGCTGAGCGCGGCCAGCTGGCGGTCCATCTTCTGGCTGAACGTGCCGATCGGGGTCGCGGCCGTGCTGCTGACCGGGATCTTCGTGCCGGAGTCCAAGGCCCCGAGGGCCCGCCGCTTCGACCCGGTCGGGCAGGTGCTCGGCATCGCGTTCCTGGCCGGCGTCACCTACGCGATCATCGAGGCGCCGCGGGTCGGGTGGGTGTCGGGGCAGACCGTGGCCGTGTTCGTGGCGGCCGTCGCGGCGGCCGCCGGCTTCGTGGCCTACGAACTGCGCCGCGAACAGCCGCTGATCGACCCGCGGTTCTTCCGGAGCCTGCCGTTCTCCGGCGCCACGCTGATGGCGATCTCGGGGTTCCTGGCCCTGTCCGGGTTCCTGTTCATGAACACCCTGTATCTGCAGGACGCCCTCGGCTACAGCGCGCTGAAGGCCGGACTGCTGACCCTGCCGATCGCGGCGGCCAGCGTCATCGTCGGGCCGCGCTCGGGCCGCTGGGTGGCCGACCACGGCCCGCGGGTCCCGCTGATCGCCGCCGGCGTGCTGCTGGCGCTCAGCGCCCTGCTGCTGACCGGGCTGAGCGCGACGACGCCGGTGGCGCTGCTGCTGATCGCCTACGCGATCCTGGGCGTGGGCTTCGGCACCCTCAACCCGCCGATCACCAACACCGCGGTCTCCGGCATGCCGCGGGCGCAGGCCGGCGTCGCGGCGGCGGTGGCCTCCACCAGCCGGCAGGTCGGGCAGACGCTCGGCGTGGCGATCATCGGCTCGGTGGTGGTGGCCCGGGCGACGGGCCCGGCCCGCACCGGTCTGCCGGCGGCCAGCCACGCGGGCTGGTGGATCCTGTTCGGCTGCGGCCTTGCAGTGTTCGTACTAGGTATGCTCACGACCGGTAAGCACGCGGCGGCGACGGCCGCGCGCACCTCGGCCCAGCTGACCGAGCAGGCCGAGCCGACCACCGACACGGGGATCCCCGCACTGCGATGA
- a CDS encoding helix-turn-helix domain-containing protein, with product MGGQRAEDERDGTGVGLDEADDLRGGRFVEDEVAGGGVAGGVGGGVGARTAARTGTVTDVAAERATERATATATEADAAESGAQAPVAAPAPTPTAAVPAAASEPGSAPDPDKVPAAKSAEAAEPSDLTDSQIVGRRLALARQHAGLSIEEVVAATRIRPGMLREIEAGDFVHCGGDVYARGHVRAIARVVGIDPEPLLTEHPPFVPTDLPVRGRSRVVSRAEAPKAPAASAEDRTLGTGGDKHSKTPGSNVVPTNAVPTSAARDNAARFAGRAPSRVIRPAAEGATLAAAGKGTAADKTHAAGAGGKGGGSGSVRPPQPRRKDDPGKIERHPKSANWTAAMLVALLGLVVFAGVQLIGDDGGGKAAPAAAPAPARKPVAAKPTPPPPPPAPKGVAVRIAAVGSDSWLNVTGPDGHVLFDSMLPAGSTQSFQDPKQLGVTLGNAAAVHMTLNGKDLGSAGGSGQVVHVTLNPTGAVTG from the coding sequence ATGGGCGGTCAGCGGGCTGAGGACGAGCGGGACGGCACGGGTGTCGGGCTCGACGAGGCGGACGATCTGCGCGGCGGGCGCTTCGTCGAGGATGAGGTCGCCGGCGGCGGGGTAGCGGGAGGCGTCGGTGGTGGTGTCGGTGCGCGGACTGCGGCGCGCACCGGCACTGTCACCGATGTCGCCGCTGAGCGCGCCACCGAGCGCGCCACCGCCACGGCCACCGAGGCGGATGCCGCCGAGTCCGGCGCCCAGGCTCCGGTCGCGGCGCCGGCGCCGACGCCGACGGCCGCCGTGCCGGCCGCGGCGTCCGAGCCGGGGTCGGCTCCCGACCCCGACAAGGTCCCGGCGGCCAAGTCCGCCGAGGCGGCCGAGCCTTCCGACCTGACCGACTCGCAGATCGTCGGCCGGCGCCTGGCGTTGGCCCGGCAGCACGCGGGTCTGTCGATCGAGGAGGTCGTGGCGGCCACCCGGATCCGGCCGGGCATGCTGCGCGAGATCGAGGCGGGGGACTTCGTGCACTGCGGCGGCGACGTCTACGCCCGCGGGCATGTGCGGGCCATCGCCAGGGTCGTGGGCATCGACCCGGAACCGCTGCTGACCGAGCACCCGCCGTTCGTGCCGACCGACCTTCCGGTGCGGGGACGGTCGCGGGTGGTGTCGCGGGCCGAGGCGCCCAAGGCCCCGGCCGCTTCGGCCGAGGACCGCACGCTCGGCACAGGTGGGGACAAGCACTCGAAGACGCCGGGCTCCAACGTGGTGCCGACCAACGCGGTGCCGACCAGCGCGGCCCGGGACAACGCCGCGCGGTTCGCGGGGCGCGCTCCGAGCCGGGTGATCCGGCCGGCAGCCGAGGGCGCGACGCTCGCGGCCGCGGGCAAGGGCACGGCAGCGGACAAGACGCACGCGGCCGGCGCCGGCGGCAAGGGCGGCGGCTCCGGATCCGTCAGGCCGCCCCAGCCCCGCCGCAAGGACGACCCGGGCAAGATCGAGCGGCATCCCAAGTCGGCGAACTGGACCGCCGCGATGCTGGTGGCGCTGCTCGGCCTGGTGGTCTTCGCCGGCGTGCAGCTGATCGGCGACGACGGCGGCGGCAAGGCCGCCCCGGCCGCGGCCCCGGCTCCCGCGCGGAAGCCGGTCGCGGCCAAGCCCACGCCCCCGCCGCCCCCGCCGGCGCCCAAGGGCGTCGCGGTCCGGATCGCCGCCGTCGGCTCCGACAGCTGGCTGAACGTGACCGGCCCCGACGGCCACGTCCTGTTCGACAGCATGCTGCCGGCCGGCAGCACCCAGAGCTTCCAGGACCCCAAGCAGCTCGGTGTGACCCTCGGCAACGCCGCGGCGGTGCACATGACGCTGAACGGCAAAGACCTCGGCTCGGCCGGCGGCAGCGGCCAGGTCGTGCACGTGACCCTGAACCCGACCGGCGCGGTGACCGGCTGA
- a CDS encoding MarR family winged helix-turn-helix transcriptional regulator, whose amino-acid sequence MTDYPSHDAYRAHAAMQKLVLHQRDVRGAVEKATGLSFGRSRALRRLVHGPLRMSELAARLGWDKPYTTTVVDDLEERGLVTRSVAPDDRRAKMVELTPEGHSAAVTAIRILAEPAPGLSRLNAEELAIVAELLEKASDESEC is encoded by the coding sequence ATGACCGACTACCCCAGCCACGACGCGTACCGCGCACACGCCGCGATGCAGAAGCTGGTGCTCCACCAGCGCGACGTGCGCGGTGCGGTGGAGAAGGCGACCGGCCTGAGCTTCGGCCGGTCGCGCGCGCTGCGCCGGCTGGTGCACGGCCCGCTCCGGATGAGCGAGCTGGCCGCCCGCCTGGGCTGGGACAAGCCCTACACCACCACCGTGGTCGACGACCTCGAGGAGCGCGGCCTGGTGACCCGCAGCGTCGCCCCGGACGACCGCCGCGCGAAGATGGTCGAGCTCACCCCCGAGGGACACTCCGCAGCCGTGACCGCGATCCGGATCCTCGCCGAGCCGGCACCCGGCCTGTCACGGCTGAACGCCGAGGAACTGGCGATCGTGGCGGAGCTGCTGGAGAAGGCTTCAGACGAGAGCGAGTGCTGA
- a CDS encoding phosphatase PAP2 family protein, with amino-acid sequence MTDAQIAASASGTGEPGTVREEVPAAGPDAGKQVPEWRRALRQPEIRIPLILLGVFLVLWVLVLARPTFLTSFDVWARDHVQNVAHATDGHHRWPVFKTIADLGGGVTVHGVPFPVQVPMAAMALVGLGAAAVRRSWRPILAMAAGYAALLVVLLLKAVGDRPGPSMAGQALSGGLGYFPSGHTGNTMLGYGTAALILAFVFTGHRARIAIAAAMTLWALAVGFSLVWMDYHWVSDVLGSYALCGAALFGVARVLGFRLSRS; translated from the coding sequence ATGACAGATGCGCAGATCGCCGCTTCCGCCTCAGGTACCGGCGAGCCCGGCACCGTCCGGGAAGAAGTCCCGGCTGCCGGACCGGACGCGGGGAAGCAGGTCCCGGAGTGGCGGCGCGCGCTGCGGCAGCCCGAGATCCGGATCCCGCTGATCCTGCTGGGCGTCTTCCTCGTGCTCTGGGTACTCGTCCTGGCCCGGCCGACGTTCCTGACCTCGTTCGACGTGTGGGCCCGGGACCACGTCCAGAACGTGGCGCACGCGACCGACGGGCACCACCGCTGGCCCGTCTTCAAGACCATCGCCGACCTCGGCGGCGGCGTCACCGTCCACGGCGTGCCGTTCCCGGTCCAGGTGCCGATGGCCGCGATGGCGCTGGTCGGCCTCGGCGCGGCGGCGGTACGGCGCAGCTGGCGCCCGATCCTCGCGATGGCGGCCGGCTACGCGGCCCTGCTGGTCGTGCTGCTCCTGAAGGCCGTCGGCGACCGGCCCGGCCCCAGTATGGCCGGCCAGGCGCTGTCTGGCGGCCTCGGCTACTTCCCGTCCGGCCACACCGGCAACACGATGCTCGGATACGGCACCGCGGCGCTGATCCTGGCCTTCGTGTTCACCGGGCACCGGGCCCGGATCGCGATCGCCGCCGCGATGACGCTGTGGGCGCTGGCCGTGGGCTTCTCGCTGGTGTGGATGGACTACCACTGGGTGTCGGACGTGCTCGGCTCGTACGCGTTGTGCGGCGCCGCGCTCTTCGGCGTGGCGCGGGTGCTCGGGTTCCGACTCAGCCGTTCTTGA
- the rimO gene encoding 30S ribosomal protein S12 methylthiotransferase RimO: MSGTVSPATPQASPRRTVALVTLGCARNDVDSEELAGRLAADGWDLVDDPNGADIAVVNTCGFVEAAKKDSIDTLIAAADAKAENAAGAGPKAVVAVGCLAERYGQQLAEALPEADAVLGFDDYQDISARLNSILHGERPVSHVPRDRRTLLPLTPVDRQAAKGGVAVPGHGDTGDVAETAVAAGTATGTGSEPGTETAERPDDPTLSPVAPPTRRVVRRRLDDGPSAPLKLASGCDRRCSFCAIPAFRGSYLSRRPHDILDEARWLAGQGVRELVLVSENSTSYGKDLGDLKLLETLLPELAGIDGVDWLRVSYLQPAEMRPTLIDVMASTEGVVPYFDLSFQHSSPGLLRRMRRFGGTEAFLELLETIRTRVPHAGVRSNFIVGFPGETAADFEELETFLSQARLDAIGVFGYSDEDGTEAAGYDGKLDEDEIAERVAHLTGLAEELTAQRAEDRVGERIDVLVESVAHDGVAEGRAAFQGPEVDGSVMLVPALEPGAPAVELVPGAIVPAKVVGSEGVDLHAVAITPLSLVG, translated from the coding sequence ATGTCCGGCACCGTGTCCCCAGCGACTCCTCAGGCATCTCCGCGCCGCACTGTGGCCCTGGTCACGCTGGGCTGCGCCCGTAACGACGTGGACTCCGAGGAGCTGGCCGGCCGGCTCGCGGCCGACGGCTGGGATCTGGTCGACGATCCCAACGGCGCGGACATCGCGGTGGTGAACACCTGCGGGTTCGTCGAGGCCGCCAAGAAGGACTCGATCGACACGCTGATCGCCGCCGCCGACGCGAAGGCTGAGAACGCGGCAGGGGCCGGCCCCAAGGCCGTCGTCGCCGTCGGCTGCCTCGCCGAGCGCTACGGCCAGCAGCTGGCCGAGGCGCTGCCGGAGGCCGACGCAGTCCTGGGCTTCGACGACTACCAGGACATCAGCGCGCGGCTGAACTCGATCCTGCACGGCGAGCGCCCGGTCTCCCATGTCCCGCGCGACCGGCGCACCCTGCTCCCGCTGACGCCGGTGGACCGGCAGGCCGCCAAGGGCGGTGTCGCGGTGCCGGGCCACGGCGACACCGGGGACGTCGCCGAGACGGCCGTCGCGGCCGGGACCGCGACCGGGACCGGGAGCGAGCCCGGGACCGAGACCGCCGAGCGCCCGGACGACCCGACCCTGTCCCCGGTCGCCCCGCCGACCCGCCGCGTGGTGCGCCGCCGCCTCGACGACGGCCCCTCGGCCCCGCTGAAGCTGGCCTCCGGCTGCGACCGCCGCTGCTCGTTCTGCGCCATCCCGGCCTTCCGCGGCTCCTACCTGTCCCGCCGCCCGCACGACATCCTCGACGAGGCCCGCTGGCTGGCCGGGCAGGGCGTGCGCGAGCTGGTCCTGGTCTCGGAGAACTCCACTTCCTACGGCAAGGACCTCGGCGACCTGAAGCTGCTGGAGACGCTGCTGCCGGAGCTGGCCGGGATCGACGGCGTGGACTGGCTGCGGGTCAGCTACTTGCAGCCGGCCGAGATGCGCCCGACGCTGATCGACGTGATGGCTTCCACCGAGGGCGTCGTGCCCTACTTCGACCTCTCCTTCCAGCACTCTTCCCCCGGCCTGCTGCGCCGGATGCGCCGCTTCGGCGGCACCGAGGCGTTTCTGGAGCTGCTGGAGACCATCCGCACCCGGGTGCCGCACGCCGGGGTCCGGTCCAATTTCATCGTCGGCTTCCCGGGCGAGACCGCCGCGGACTTCGAGGAGCTGGAGACGTTCCTGTCGCAGGCGCGGCTGGACGCGATCGGCGTGTTCGGGTACTCCGACGAGGACGGCACCGAGGCCGCCGGCTACGACGGCAAGCTCGACGAGGACGAGATCGCCGAGCGCGTGGCGCACCTGACCGGCCTGGCCGAGGAGCTGACCGCGCAGCGCGCCGAGGACCGGGTCGGCGAGCGTATCGACGTGCTCGTGGAATCCGTGGCGCACGACGGCGTGGCCGAGGGCCGCGCGGCCTTCCAGGGCCCGGAGGTCGACGGCTCGGTCATGCTGGTCCCGGCCCTGGAGCCGGGTGCCCCCGCGGTGGAGCTCGTGCCGGGCGCGATCGTGCCGGCGAAGGTGGTCGGGAGCGAGGGAGTGGATCTGCACGCCGTGGCGATCACTCCCCTAAGCTTGGTCGGGTGA
- the pgsA gene encoding CDP-diacylglycerol--glycerol-3-phosphate 3-phosphatidyltransferase produces MKPAPPDPLTQEASPAGLWNMANILTMVRLLLVPVFGFLLAYDHGQSAAWRGMACAVFVVANITDTLDGKVARARNLVTDFGKIADPIADKALMGTALVILSALGELSWWVTIVILARELGVTLLRFWVLKYGVIAASQGGKLKTFLQGFAILFYLIPTTAQWWHWVSVVTMAAALVLTVVTGVDYVVRAVRLRMAGEKRGG; encoded by the coding sequence GTGAAGCCCGCGCCCCCAGACCCGCTGACGCAGGAGGCGTCCCCGGCGGGTCTGTGGAACATGGCCAACATCCTGACGATGGTGCGGCTGCTGCTGGTCCCGGTCTTCGGGTTCCTGCTGGCGTACGACCACGGCCAGTCGGCGGCCTGGCGGGGCATGGCCTGCGCGGTGTTCGTGGTCGCGAACATCACCGACACCCTGGACGGCAAGGTCGCCCGGGCCCGCAACCTGGTCACCGACTTCGGCAAGATCGCCGACCCCATCGCCGACAAGGCCCTGATGGGCACCGCGCTGGTGATCCTCAGCGCGCTCGGCGAGCTGAGCTGGTGGGTCACGATCGTGATACTGGCCCGCGAGCTGGGTGTCACGCTGCTGCGGTTCTGGGTGCTGAAGTACGGCGTGATCGCGGCCAGCCAGGGCGGCAAGCTCAAGACCTTCCTGCAGGGCTTCGCGATCCTCTTCTACCTGATCCCGACCACGGCGCAGTGGTGGCACTGGGTGAGCGTGGTGACGATGGCCGCCGCGCTGGTGCTGACGGTGGTGACCGGGGTGGACTACGTCGTGCGGGCGGTGCGGCTGCGGATGGCCGGGGAGAAGCGCGGTGGCTGA
- a CDS encoding SDR family oxidoreductase, which translates to MERVTIITGGGRGIGRATALRLARDGHDIAFSYLSDDASAEATAAEVRELGRRCVPVRMDTTDEADVERLFDTAIGELGGLTGLVNNAGVTGPLTRLVDADAADIRRVVDVNVVGYLLCCRRAAKEMAQRGGGAIVNVSSGAATLGSPNDYVHYAGAKAAVDSITVGLSRELGPDGIRVNSVQAGLVRTRIHADMGDPDRAEKRGALVALGRPGEPEEIAAAIAWLLSDDASYATGAVLRVAGGL; encoded by the coding sequence ATGGAACGCGTCACCATCATCACCGGAGGCGGCCGCGGCATCGGCCGGGCCACCGCCCTGCGCCTGGCCCGCGACGGCCACGACATCGCCTTCAGCTATCTCAGCGACGACGCCTCGGCCGAGGCGACCGCCGCGGAGGTCCGCGAGCTCGGCCGCCGGTGCGTGCCGGTCCGGATGGACACCACCGACGAGGCGGACGTGGAGCGGCTCTTCGACACCGCGATCGGCGAGCTCGGCGGGCTGACCGGGTTGGTGAACAACGCCGGCGTGACCGGTCCGCTGACCCGGCTCGTGGACGCCGACGCGGCGGACATCCGCCGGGTCGTGGACGTGAACGTGGTCGGCTATCTGCTGTGCTGCCGGCGCGCGGCCAAGGAGATGGCGCAGCGCGGGGGCGGCGCGATCGTGAACGTCTCCTCCGGGGCGGCGACCCTCGGTTCCCCGAATGACTATGTGCACTACGCCGGAGCCAAGGCCGCGGTCGACTCGATCACCGTGGGGCTGTCGCGGGAGCTGGGGCCGGACGGGATCCGGGTGAACTCGGTGCAGGCCGGTCTTGTCCGGACCCGCATCCACGCCGACATGGGAGACCCGGACCGTGCCGAAAAGCGCGGCGCGCTGGTGGCTCTCGGGCGGCCCGGCGAGCCGGAGGAGATCGCGGCGGCCATCGCGTGGCTGCTCAGCGATGACGCGAGTTATGCCACCGGCGCGGTGCTGAGGGTGGCCGGCGGGCTTTAG
- a CDS encoding CinA family protein — protein sequence MADGTGDLARRLVLDGTAEGFTVAVAESLTGGLLAAAITSVPGASAVFRGSVTAYATEIKASVLGVDAALLAREGAVDAEVARQMAAGVRRLLGADVGLATTGVAGPTEQDGKPVGLVYIGYAGPGSEPIAEELRLTGDREAIRAQAVRQALALAFKNG from the coding sequence GTGGCTGACGGGACCGGAGACCTCGCCCGCCGCCTGGTCCTGGACGGTACGGCCGAGGGCTTCACCGTCGCGGTCGCGGAGTCGCTGACCGGCGGGCTGCTGGCCGCGGCGATCACCTCTGTTCCGGGCGCTTCGGCAGTGTTCCGCGGCTCTGTGACCGCCTACGCCACCGAGATCAAGGCCTCGGTGCTCGGCGTGGACGCCGCCCTGCTGGCCCGCGAGGGCGCGGTGGACGCCGAGGTGGCACGGCAGATGGCGGCGGGCGTCCGGCGTCTGCTCGGTGCGGATGTCGGCCTGGCCACGACCGGTGTCGCCGGGCCCACCGAGCAGGACGGCAAGCCGGTGGGGCTCGTCTACATCGGGTACGCGGGCCCCGGCTCGGAGCCGATCGCCGAGGAGCTGCGGCTGACCGGTGACCGTGAGGCCATCCGCGCGCAGGCGGTCCGGCAGGCCCTGGCCCTGGCGTTCAAGAACGGCTGA
- a CDS encoding methyltransferase domain-containing protein: MTISAVTSSASTSYLDAVAATDAARSYKQDLITALAIAPGHRVLDVGCGPGTDLAALAEAAGPAGAVLGIDQDPRMVATAQARMADRPTVLVRHADAHRLPFEDHSIDRARADRVLMHVADPAAVLAEIHRVLRAGGLLTLAEPDWDTLAVDHTDLAVSRAFTRYVAERVNRNQAIGRQLPRLAVHAGYTLRAVRNEAVVVTDFQTAETILGLRRNTERAVAAGYLTEQDAAAWLGHLTADTFFATVSFVTVVAESALALV; encoded by the coding sequence ATGACCATCTCCGCCGTCACCAGCTCCGCTTCGACGTCCTACCTCGACGCCGTCGCGGCGACCGATGCCGCCCGTTCCTACAAGCAGGACCTGATCACCGCGCTCGCCATCGCACCGGGCCACCGGGTGCTGGACGTCGGCTGCGGTCCCGGGACCGATCTCGCGGCGCTGGCCGAAGCTGCCGGTCCGGCGGGAGCGGTGCTCGGCATCGACCAGGACCCCCGGATGGTCGCGACCGCCCAGGCGCGGATGGCCGATCGGCCGACGGTCCTGGTGCGCCACGCGGACGCCCACCGGCTGCCGTTCGAGGACCACAGCATCGACCGCGCCCGCGCTGATCGCGTCCTGATGCACGTCGCGGACCCGGCGGCGGTGCTGGCCGAGATCCATCGGGTGCTGCGCGCCGGCGGTCTGCTCACCCTGGCCGAGCCGGACTGGGACACGCTCGCCGTCGACCACACCGATCTGGCGGTCAGCCGTGCCTTCACCCGGTACGTCGCCGAGCGCGTCAACCGCAATCAGGCCATCGGACGGCAGCTGCCGCGCCTCGCCGTGCACGCCGGGTACACCCTGCGGGCCGTTCGCAACGAGGCCGTGGTGGTCACGGATTTCCAGACCGCCGAGACCATCCTGGGGCTGCGCCGCAACACCGAGCGCGCGGTGGCCGCCGGCTACCTCACCGAGCAGGACGCCGCCGCCTGGCTCGGCCATCTCACCGCTGACACGTTCTTCGCGACCGTGTCCTTCGTGACCGTGGTCGCCGAGTCAGCACTCGCTCTCGTCTGA